A single Scylla paramamosain isolate STU-SP2022 unplaced genomic scaffold, ASM3559412v1 Contig54, whole genome shotgun sequence DNA region contains:
- the LOC135098311 gene encoding uncharacterized protein LOC135098311 isoform X3: MPGKRRRLLNLTVTPHTGEHWQVSLHVPIISTALEWETKLWKNQGKQHWEVNGEVKSTKSDISLEFVHFKQEKQDEETQVTDDRGEAGRCDAEGCGDGNVKEPKAKSRHHVDSDCDSDLRKEQTVDQNEVCSGRDHKSEDLKQNDHDSVMLNVDEECSRKAECDGPEESVSSEAVQETTQKLTSRVFSLSSNMKTFVSSDGGRWIRILQRTHLAFCPLVGWNLNRAALMLVTVVGIPAHSQQASAASFRLVTAYTLNRTDDSTQTFLRVGTSPSTRSLTLALQTDLTNCGCNVTGNYSGRVLQVTGGYTGDALKVVAQRYQHVGGVGSAEELVSVAWHPEEEMLFMAAPRTTLSLASGHEGQAGQWWRLWLRGGEEERGKASSGDPAPPQLDQERDAAGTEAGRGVVVRTQFSESIFGVSLDSLMPGKRRRLLNLTVTPHTGEHWQVSLHVPIISTALEWETKLWKNQGKQHWEVNGEVKSTKSDISLEFVHFKQEKQDEETQVTDDRGEAGRCDAEGCGDGNVKEPKAKSRHHVDSDCDSDLRKEQTVDQNEVCSGRDHKSEDLKQNDHDSVMLNVDEECSRKAECDGPEESVSSEAVQETTQKLTSRVFSLSSNMKTFVSSDGGRWIRILQRTHLAFCPHVGWNLNQIFRFNRDWTGWEYVVNTWEWGNMVVKAEWGVSLLQWYQKTFSFSFDQAAALPSTQLVLDFRDWWSYKVWLKWPVLASSLAASLTLGRDSHTLLGESDRVGVTWEVKKVDEFLGEDAGKVVARVVARHTPAGLVVTFHADTASMQELHDTVTAVLAQAMESPDLCGEVPDHATLLKFLHDFLGQSPASLWADLLQEVSPSPAAGVWHRGRLTSPAGSFQGGNGDSRRRRIVGGSMDGAGAGGAAAFPRRGGGGGGALRVD, translated from the exons ATGCCGGGGAAGCGTCGGCGTCTCCTGAACCTCACCGTCACGCCACACACTGG AGAACACTGGCAGGTGAGCCTACATGTGCCAATTATCTCTACAGCCCTCGAGTGGGAGACGAAGCTCTGGAAAAATCAGGGCAAGCAACATTGGGAAGTTAATGGGGAAGTCAAGTCTACCAAATCTGACATATCGTTAGAATTCGTTCACTTCAAGCAGGAGAAGCAGGACGAGGAGACTCAGGTCACGGATGACAGAGGTGAGGCTGGCAGGTGTGATGCTGAAGGTTGTGGGGACGGCAATGTCAAGGAGCCAAAAGCCAAGTCGCGGCACCACGTCGACAGTGATTGCGACtcagatttaagaaaagaacagacagtAGACCAGAATGAAGTTTGTAGTGGTCGAGATCATAAATCAGAAGACTTAAAGCAAAATGATCATGATTCCGTAATGTTAAATGTAGACGAAGAATGTTCCAGGAAAGCGGAGTGTGATGGACCGGAAGAGTCAGTGTCAAGTGAAGCTGTTCAAGAGACTACACAAAAATTAACTTCCCGGGTTTTCAGCCTTTCTTCCAACATGAAAACTTTCG TCTCATCTGACGGAGGACGCTGGATTCGGATCCTGCAGCGCACACACCTGGCATTCTGTCCTCTCGTTGGCTGGAACTTGAACC GTGCGGCGTTGATGCTGGTAACAGTGGTGGGGATCCCGGCACACAGCCAGCAGGCATCGGCAGCATCCTTCCGCCTGGTCACCGCTTACACGTTAAACCGAACTGATGACTCCACTCAAACATTTCTCAG aGTGgggacctctccctccacccggTCCCTTACCTTGGCTCTGCAG ACTGACCTGACTAACTGTGGATGCAATGTCACCGGGAATTACTCAGGTCGCGTCCTCCAGGTGACAGGTGGCTACACAGGTGATGCGCTCAAAGTCGTGGCGCAGAGGTACCAGCATGTGGGGGGCGTTGGATCAGCTGAGGAGTTGGTGAGCGTAGCGTGGCACcccgaggaagag ATGCTGTTCATGGCGGCTCCCAGGACCACCCTCAGCCTGGCCAGCGGGCATGAGGGCCAGGCGGGGCAGTGGTGGCGGCTGTGGTTGAGAGGCGGTGAGGAAGAGCGCGGCAAGGCCTCCAGTGGTGACCCCGCGCCGCCTCAGCTTGACCaag AGCGAGACGCAGCCGGAACCGAGGCAGGACGGGGCGTGGTGGTGCGCACTCAGTTCTCTGAATCCATCTTTGGCGTATCTTTGGACTCGCTGATGCCGGGGAAGCGTCGGCGTCTCCTGAACCTCACCGTCACGCCACACACTGG AGAACACTGGCAGGTGAGCCTACATGTGCCAATTATCTCTACAGCCCTCGAGTGGGAGACGAAGCTCTGGAAAAATCAGGGCAAGCAACATTGGGAAGTTAATGGGGAAGTCAAGTCTACCAAATCTGACATATCGTTAGAATTCGTTCACTTCAAGCAGGAGAAGCAGGACGAGGAGACTCAGGTCACGGATGACAGAGGTGAGGCTGGCAGGTGTGATGCTGAAGGTTGTGGGGACGGCAATGTCAAGGAGCCAAAAGCCAAGTCGCGGCACCACGTCGACAGTGATTGCGACtcagatttaagaaaagaacagacagtAGACCAGAATGAAGTTTGTAGTGGTCGAGATCATAAATCAGAAGACTTAAAGCAAAATGATCATGATTCCGTAATGTTAAATGTAGACGAAGAATGTTCCAGGAAAGCGGAGTGTGATGGACCGGAAGAGTCAGTGTCAAGTGAAGCTGTTCAAGAGACTACACAAAAATTAACTTCCCGGGTTTTCAGCCTTTCTTCCAACATGAAAACTTTCG TCTCATCTGACGGAGGACGCTGGATTCGGATCCTGCAGCGCACACACCTGGCATTCTGTCCTCACGTTGGCTGGAACTTGAACC AAATATTTCGGTTCAATCGTGACTGGACTGGGTGGGAGTACGTGGTGAACACCTGGGAGTGGGGCAACATGGTGGTGAAGGCGGAGTGGggcgtctctctcctgcagtggTACCAGAAAACTTTCAGCTTCTCTTTCGACCAG GCGGCGGCGCTCCCCTCCACGCAGCTGGTCCTGGATTTCCGTGACTGGTGGAGCTACAAGGTGTGGCTGAAGTGGCCGGTCCTCGCGTCCTCCCTCGCCGCTTCCCTCACGCTTGGTCGCGACAGTCACACACTGCTGGGCGAGTCAGACCGTGTGGGGGTGACGTgggaag TGAAGAAAGTGGACGAGTTTCTGGGTGAGGACGCCGGAAAGGTGGTGGCGCGGGTGGTAGCGCGACACACCCCTGCTGGCTTGGTGGTGACCTTCCACGCCGACACCGCCAGCATGCAGGAGCTCCACGATACCGTCACTGCCGTCCTTGCTCAG GCCATGGAGAGCCCTGACCTGTGTGGCGAGGTGCCTGACCACGCCACGCTTCTGAAGTTCCTGCACGACTTCCTTGGACAGTCACCGGCGAGTCTCTGGGCGGATCTGCTGCAGGAAGTAA GTCCGTCGCCTGCTGCTGGGGTCTGGCACCGAGGCAGACTTACATCACCTGCTGGAAGTTTTCAGGGAGGAAATGGGGACAG cagaAGGCGTAGGATTGTGGGAGGCAGTATGGACGGTGCTGGAGCGGGCGGGGCTGCTGCGTTCCCGcggcgaggaggtggaggtggtggtgccctCCGAGTGGATTAG